The following is a genomic window from Hymenobacter chitinivorans DSM 11115.
AGCCCGAAGCCGATAATGCCGACGGCCGCCGCTTCGTCTCCGCCGACGGGCAAACCAGCCTGACGGCCTACGCGGGCTACGATGTGCTGGACGGGGGCCTGGCCCAGTACCAGCAACTGTCGCGGCGGCACTGGCAAGGGAAAAAGGCGACGCTGGTCCTGGACCAAAAACTGGCTACGGGCTTCGTTTTGTCCGGGACGCTGGGCCCGGATATCTTCTACGAAAAAGCAGTGCTGCAAGCCGGCACCCTGACTACGTTCGTCTGGCAGTACCCGGCAACTCGCAAAAGAGAAATGGATGCCGTTATCCGCCACACCATCAGCACCCTGCAGCCCGGCGAGTAGGCGGGGGTAAGTGTGCCGGCACAGGCGTCACGCCCCCTCACCGGACTTGGACGGCCGAAGCCGAAACGCTATTTAGCATCCCCGAAGCAAAACCGGCCGCAGCTCTTTCGGAGCTGCGGCCGGTTTTGCTTCGGGCCCGTTAGGCGCGCTGGGCCTGGGGTTTGAGCGAGGTCAGGTCGGCAATGCGGACGGGCTGCCCGCTGTCGATGCTTTTGCGGGCGGCAATACCGATGAGCACGGCCAGGGCCCCGTCGCGGCTGCGGGCGGCCTGCCGGAAAGGGTCCTGCCCGCCGGGGTTAAAGATTTGCTTGCGCAGGCGCACGTCGCCGCCACCGTGGCCTTCTTCGGTATTGGGAATCTGGATCAGCTCCCGCTTGCCGAAGTTGGTCGTGACCTGAATCTCGTCGAACTTCTCGGCTTCCCAGGGCTGCTTTTCCTTGATCCAGGCGTCAATTTTGCCCTTGGTGCCATTAAAGGAAATCCGGTAGCCCTCGTAGGGCGAGTAGGTGGTGAGCGAGTAGCTGACCTGCACGTTGTTGGCGTACTTGATCTGGACGGCCATTTTGTCAAAGATGTCGATGTCCTCGCGCCACACGCAGCCGTCGCGGTGGTAGCCATCGTACTTCTCGTTGTCGACGTAGAGCTTGGTCAGGCGCTCATCCTTGGTGATGTCCCAGTAGAACTGGCACTTGTCCTTGTGGGGGCAGGGCCGGCAGTGAGAGTGGCGGAAGCTGTTGTTCTTGCCGTAGAAGTTCAGCTGCCCGTTGCCGTACACCGATTCCGGGTCGGAGTCGAGCCACCAGTTGAGCAGGTCGAAGTGGTGGGAAGCCTTGTGCACGAGCAACGAGCCGCTGTTTTCGCGGCGGCGGTGCCAGCGCCGGAAATAGTCGGCCCCGTGGTACACGTCGAGGTACCAGTGAAAGTCGGCCGAGGTGACGGTGCCGATGACGCCGCTACGCAGCAGCTCGTAGAGCTTCTGCCGGTGGGGCGAGTAGCGGTAGTTGAAGGTCACCATCACCGTTTTGCCCGTGCGCTTTTCGGCCTGCAGAATAGCTTCGCACTTCTGCTCGTCGGTGGTCATGGGCTTTTCGGTAATGATGTTGGCCCCGTACTCCATGCCCTTGATGATAAACTCGTTGTGGGTGGCATCCACGGTGGTCACGATGAGCAGCTCAGGCTTGGTCTGCTTCATCATCTGGTCGAAGTTGGTGAAGGTGGGGCAGCTGACGCCCAGCATTTTCTTGCCGGTTTCCACCCGGCCGGGGTTGCTGTCGCAGAGGCCCACGAACTCGATTTGGTCGCCAAACTCCTTGAGCACCGCGGTGCCCCACATGCTCAGGCCGCGGTGGCCGGTGCCTACCATGGCTACGCGCTTGCGGGAGCCGGCCAGGGCGGCGGCCAGCACGTTGTCGGTCAATAAAGTACCGGCCAGGGCCGTGCCGGTGGTTTGGAGAAAATTTCGGCGATGCATGGGAATTGGCAGCTTAGAAGGAACGGATGGGGCGCCGCAGTCCGGCCCGCAGCGGGCTGCTACAACCGGGCGGCGTTACCCTGCTTAAGCTGGCAGGATTCCGGCGGAGTTTGAAGCAAACCGCCGTTTTTATCTCCGCAAACGTTCCCGGCAACGTTGTCAGTACCAACCAGCTACCAGCCGGGCCCCGCCCCGAAATGCGGTAGCCGCTGGGGCAAGACCAAACGGCGCCGTATTTTCACCGGGCCGGCGTCTTAGCGGCAGCCGCTCCTCCCCTTTCACCGTGCTTTCCACCCCACCCATGACTCCAGTGTTTCAATGGACTGTATTGCTGGCCATCCTGCTGCCCGGTATGGCCTGGAGCGTGCGGGCGGGCAAGCTTACGGTAGCCGCGGGCCTGACCGGTGGAGTACTCGGCATTTTGATTTTTCTGGGCGCCGGCTTCTGGGGCGTGGGCGAACTGGCGTTGTTTTTCGCGCTGGGCACGGGCGCGTCGGCCTGGAAAGTGGCCGAGAAGCGCCGCCTGGGGCTGGCCGAAGAAAACAAGGGCCGGCGCACCACCGGCCAGGCCCTGGCTAACGGGGGCGTAGCGGCCCTGACGGGCCTGCTGGCGTGGTGGTGGCCCGCGCACCAGGCTGTTTTCCAGCTGATGCTGGCCGGCAGCTTTGCCGCCGCCACGGCCGATACCCTGTCCTCGGAGCTGGGCAACGTGTACGGGCGCCGCTACTACAACGCCTGGACCTGGCGGCCCGACACCCGCGGCCTGAACGGCGTGGTAAGCCTGGAAGGCACGCTGCTGGGCCTGGCCGGCAGCGGGCTGATTGCGGTACTCTACTGCCTAGGCGTGGGCTGGAGCCGGGATTTTGTCTGGCTGCTGGTGGCTGGTACCGCGGGCAACCTGGCCGATTCGCTGCTGGGGGCCACGGTGGAGCGGCGGGCGTACCTGAGCAACAACGCCGTGAATACTCTCAATACGGCGGTGGGCGCCCTAACGGCAGCTCTGCTCTACTGGCTGTTGTAGCCGGTAAAGTTCAGCAGAAAAGAAGGTTGGGCGGGGTAGTGGCGGCTTGGCCGCGGGCAGTTGGTGGGCCTAGGTGCTGCCCTTGCAGAGGCAGCACCCGGAGAAACCCTCACTCACCATTAAAAAAACTATCGGGGGCAAGTTCAGCATTTTGCCTTTTCCCAGGCAGGCGTTGTCGCTGAGTAGCAGCAAATTCTAGATGAATCGGACTTTATTCCATCTGAACGGCCAGAGCTTATTATCCACAGGTGAAGCCCGGGCTGGGGTCAGTATAAATTTTCCTGGTTAAGCTCAACAGCCCGACCTGCCCCAGGGCTGGTTACATGGGCCACTTGGCCGACGTTCAACCCGGGTGATTTCCAACTCTTGGTCCGACGCAACTTGCCGGTGCTACTTACTGAAGGCTTGGTCCAGGAACTGGTAGCGGGCCCGGTGGGCTTCGGTTTCGGCTTTGGTCGTCACGTCCACGCGCAGCACGGGCACGGGACCCGAGCCCTGGGCGGCGGGCCACGCGGGCAAGCCTTTGCCGTTGGGGTTGCCGGTTTTGATAAAGTTCGCGAAGTAGCTCTGCAGAGTTTCTGAAACCTTGTAGTCGTCCGGGGTCCAGGCGTATACTTTGTTGGTGGCCAGGTTGCCCAGGGCGTATTCAATTTCGGCCGAATGCACGGCGCCCGTAGCCGCCGGGGCTTTGGGAGCCGCGCCCGAGCCCTTGATAACGCCCCCGGCCAAGCCAGCCGTGGCGTTGCCCATGGCGGCCGTCATGGCGGGCCGGGGCCGGGCAAACAAGTAGCGGTACACGGGCTGCCCGCCGGTCTGACGGTGGGCATCGGCCCATTTCCAGGTGCTGTAGGCTATAAACC
Proteins encoded in this region:
- a CDS encoding Gfo/Idh/MocA family protein, coding for MHRRNFLQTTGTALAGTLLTDNVLAAALAGSRKRVAMVGTGHRGLSMWGTAVLKEFGDQIEFVGLCDSNPGRVETGKKMLGVSCPTFTNFDQMMKQTKPELLIVTTVDATHNEFIIKGMEYGANIITEKPMTTDEQKCEAILQAEKRTGKTVMVTFNYRYSPHRQKLYELLRSGVIGTVTSADFHWYLDVYHGADYFRRWHRRRENSGSLLVHKASHHFDLLNWWLDSDPESVYGNGQLNFYGKNNSFRHSHCRPCPHKDKCQFYWDITKDERLTKLYVDNEKYDGYHRDGCVWREDIDIFDKMAVQIKYANNVQVSYSLTTYSPYEGYRISFNGTKGKIDAWIKEKQPWEAEKFDEIQVTTNFGKRELIQIPNTEEGHGGGDVRLRKQIFNPGGQDPFRQAARSRDGALAVLIGIAARKSIDSGQPVRIADLTSLKPQAQRA
- a CDS encoding DUF92 domain-containing protein, with amino-acid sequence MTPVFQWTVLLAILLPGMAWSVRAGKLTVAAGLTGGVLGILIFLGAGFWGVGELALFFALGTGASAWKVAEKRRLGLAEENKGRRTTGQALANGGVAALTGLLAWWWPAHQAVFQLMLAGSFAAATADTLSSELGNVYGRRYYNAWTWRPDTRGLNGVVSLEGTLLGLAGSGLIAVLYCLGVGWSRDFVWLLVAGTAGNLADSLLGATVERRAYLSNNAVNTLNTAVGALTAALLYWLL